In Delphinus delphis chromosome 18, mDelDel1.2, whole genome shotgun sequence, the following proteins share a genomic window:
- the CHAMP1 gene encoding chromosome alignment-maintaining phosphoprotein 1, with the protein MEVFQELRKPSARLECDHCNFRGTDYENVQIHMGTIHPEFCDEMDAGGLGKMIFYQKSAKLFHCHKCFFTSKMYSNVYYHITSKHSAPEKWNEKPKNQLNKEADPVKSPSVPEHQKMASNSAELLKPIPALSIETQKFGPVMSPESPKPTPLTSLDSQKPGPVVSPEPQTPSLPSPEPPKPAPVSSPELPKPVPLVSESQKPVPVPSPEPQKLAPVSPEPVKATLTNPKPQKHSHFPETLGPPSASSPDSPVLAASPEPWGPSPTASPESRKPVRTVSPEPRKLSPSESPEPWKPFPAVSPEPRRPAPAVSPGSWKPGPPGSPRSWKSSPSASSGPWKPAKPAPSVSPGPWKPIPSISPGPWKPTPSMSPASWKSSSVSAGSWKSPPASPESWKSGPPELRKTAPTLSPEHWKTVPPVSPELRKSGPPLSPELRKPGPPLSPEIRSPAGSPELRKPSGSPELWKLSPDQRKTSPASLDFSESQKSSRGGSPDLWKSSFFIEPQKPVFPETRKPGPSGPSESPKASSDIWKPVLSIDTEPRKPALFSEPTKTASRASPEPRKRALFPEPRKHALFPELPKAAVFSESQKAVELGDELQADAIDDQKCDVLVQEELLATPKKLLEDTLFPSSKKLKKDNQENSDAELSSSEYIKADLDAIDSKGQESSSDQEQVDVESIDFSKENKIDMTSPEQSKNVLQFTEEKEAFISEEEIAKYMKRGKGKYYCKICCCRAMKKGAVLHHLVNKHNVHSPYKCTICGKAFLLESLLKNHVAAHGQSLLKCPRCNFESNFPRGFKKHLTHCQSRHNEEANKKLMEALEPPLEEQQI; encoded by the coding sequence ATGGAAGTATTCCAGGAACTTCGTAAGCCATCGGCACGTTTGGAGTGTGACCACTGCAATTTCAGAGGCACGGATTATGAAAATGTACAAATCCACATGGGTACCATCCATCCAGAATTTTGTGATGAAATGGATGCTGGTGGGTTAGGTAAAATGATATTTTACCAGAAAAGTGCAAAGCTATTTCACTGCCATAAATGCTTTTTCACCAGCAAGATGTACTCTAATGTATACTATCACATCACATCCAAACATTCAGCCCCAGAGAAATGGaatgagaaaccaaaaaatcaGTTAAACAAAGAAGCAGATCCTGTGAAAAGCCCTTCTGTTCCTGAACACCAGAAAATGGCCTCTAATTCAGCAGAACTCCTGAAACCTATACCTGCCCTTTCCATAGAAACACAGAAATTTGGCCCAGTTATGTCTCCAGAATCACCAAAACCTACTCCTCTTACTTCCCTGGACTCTCAGAAACCTGGCCCTGTTGTTTCTCCTGAGCCACAGacaccttctcttccttctcccgaGCCTCCGAAACCTGCCCCTGTTTCTTCTCCTGAACTTCCAAAACCAGTCCCTCTTGTTTCTGAATCTCAGAAACCAGTCCCTGTTCCTTCTCCAGAACCACAGAAACTTGCTCCCGTATCTCCTGAGCCAGTAAAGGCAACTCTTACTAATCCCAAACCCCAGAAacactctcatttcccagaaaCATTGGGGCCACCTTCAGCCTCATCTCCAGACTCACCAGTTCTGGCTGCCTCCCCTGAACCTTGGGGACCTTCCCCAACAGCGTCTCCAGAGTCTCGGAAGCCGGTCCGGACTGTCTCCCCTGAGCCAAGGAAGCTGTCCCCATCGGAGTCTCCTGAACCTTGGAAGCCAttccctgctgtgtccccagagccTCGGAGACCAGCCCCAGCTGTGTCACCAGGTTCTTGGAAGCCAGGGCCACCTGGGTCTCCCAGGTCTTGGAAGTCCAGTCCGTCAGCATCATCAGGACCTTGGAAGCCAGCTAAACCTGCTCCATCTGTGTCTCCTGGACCTTGGAAACCAATTCCTTCTATATCACCTGGACCTTGGAAACCAACTccatccatgtcccctgcatcctgGAAGTCTTCATCAGTCTCAGCTGGTTCCTGGAAATCTCCCCCCGCATCTCCTGAGTCATGGAAGTCTGGCCCACCAGAACTCCGAAAGACAGCGCCCACCTTGTCACCTGAACACTGGAAGACAGTTCCTCCAGTGTCTCCTGAGCTCCGTAAATCAGGACCTCCCTTGTCTCCTGAGCTTCGCAAACCAGGCCCACCACTGTCCCCAGAGATCCGTAGTCCAGCGGGATCTCCAGAGCTCAGAAAACCCTCAGGGTCTCCAGAGCTTTGGAAGCTTTCTCCTGATCAGCGGAAAACTTCTCCTGCTTCACTTGATTTTTCTGAGTCCCAGAAGAGTTCCCGTGGTGGTTCCCCTGATCTCTGGAagtcttccttttttattgaacCTCAGAAACCTGTCTTCCCTGAGACCCGGAAACCAGGTCCTTCTGGGCCATCTGAGTCCCCTAAAGCTTCCTCTGATATCTGGAAGCCTGTTCTCTCTATTGATACTGAGCCTAGAAAACCTGCCCTGTTTTCTGAGCCTACCAAAACAGCCTCTCGTGCTTCTCCTGAACCACGAAAACGTGCTCTTTTTCCAGAGCCCCGGAAACATGCCCTTTTCCCCGAACTTCCCAAAGCTGCTGTCTTCTCAGAATCTCAGAAGGCAGTTGAGCTTGGTGATGAACTACAGGCAGATGCCATAGACGATCAAAAGTGTGATGTTTTGGTTCAGGAAGAACTACTAGCTACACCTAAGAAACTCTTAGAAGacactttatttccttcctcaaaGAAGCTCAAGAAAGACAACCAAGAGAACTCGGATGCTGAGCTTAGTAGCAGTGAGTATATAAAAGCAGATCTGGATGCGATAGATAGTAAGGGCCAAGAATCGAGCAGTGATCAAGAGCAGGTTGACGTGGAATCGATTGATTTTAGTAAAGAGAACAAAATAGACATGACTAGTCCAGAGCAGTCCAAGAATGTACTGCAGTTTACTGAAGAAAAAGAGGCTTTTATCTCTGAAGAGGAGATTGCAAAATACATGAAGCGTGGAAAAGGAAAGTATTACTGCAAAATCTGTTGCTGTCGTGCTATGAAAAAAGGTGCTGTTTTGCATCACTTGGTTAACAAGCATAATGTCCACAGTCCCTACAAATGTACAATTTGTGGAAAGGCTTTCCTTTTGGAATCTCTCCTTAAAAATCATGTAGCAGCTCATGGGCAAAGTTTACTTAAATGTCCACGTTGTAATTTTGAGTCAAATTTTCCAAGAGgctttaagaaacatttaactcATTGTCAAAGCCGGCATAATGAAGAGGCAAATAAAAAGCTAATGGAAGCTCTGGAACCTCCACTGGAGGAGCagcaaatttga